DNA from Desulfuromonas sp. AOP6:
CTCTGATCGGCTATATGGGGTGGATAAATGAATTACGCCTTGATGAGCAGTTGATCGAATATCTGGCGAAAAGTAGACCCGAATGGGATTTTGTTTTTGTCGGGCCCAAGAGCCATGAAGATGCCCTTGCTCGGTTATCTGCCCGTTGTCAGAACGTCCACTTGCGCGACCCGGTTCCCTATTCCAATATCCCATGGGTCCTGAGCCAGTTCGATGTCTGTATACTACCCAATCTGCTGAATAAGCACACTGCTGGAAATGACCCCATCAAGTACTTTGACTACCTCGCCAGTGGCAAGCCTATCGTTTCTACTGATACCGCCGGCGCGGAGTATCTCGCTGGGTATATCGAAATAGCCCACGACAAACAACAGTTTCTAGACAAGATATCAGATTGCCTGAGTCACCCGAAAGAGGAACGTGAGCGGGTCGCTTTCGGGCGGCTCAACTCCTGGTCGAATCGATTTAACGAGGTAAGAGAACTTATATACGAGGCATTGGCTAGAAATGAAAGATAAGATCACTGTCCTTCATTGTATCTTCGACTATTATCCTTCCTTCAGCGGCCATGGGATATACCTGGACAATCTTTTTCCGTTTATCGATCAGACCCGCTACCAAAACAAGGTCTTGTCATGCAGCTATGGAAAATACGGCCCTCGAGACGAATTTCGCGGCATTCCAATCTATCGCTTCGATTTTACGCCTGGTGGCCGATTCTCAGAGTTGCGTCATGGCTATCAGATTCTGCAATTCCTGTTTCGCCACAGGGATATGTTCGACATCCTTCACTTGCATGGGCACATTGACATCTATGGTCTGCTTGCCCTGTTTTGTCGAATTTTTAAAAAAAAGCTGGTTATGCAGATGGTTCTTTTGGGGACAGACGATCCTCTGACTATCAAGCGCAATTACAAGCTGATGGCGTTACGCTTTCACCTTTTTTTGCTGATCGACAAATTTCTATGTATTTCGAGGCAGATTGTAAATTCCTGCATAGAGGCTGGAATCCCCTCTGAACAGGTGGCGTATGTCCCCCAAGGTGTCGACAGCGATCGCTTTCATCCCGTCACCCATGTAGAAAAAGAGCGGATCAGAACAACACTCAGTCTGGAACCTGGAACGAAGGTGGTCACTTTTGTCGGTGCAATTATCAAACGAAAAGGAATCGATTGGCTTATCGACGCGTGGAAGAATATTCAGAGAGATCATGCGAATGCGCTGCTGCTATTAGTTGGGCCTTACCAATTTTCAGATGAGGATACAAATCAGCAAATGCTGGATGCTTTTGTCCAGGGAATCAAGAATGAGATCACCAAAAATCAGTTGAACGTCCGAATGGTTGGGCGTCGAGATGATGTGGATCTTTTTCTTAAAATGTCTGACGTTTTTGTATTGCCTTCTCGGAAAGAAGGTTTTGGCAACGTAATCATCGAAGCAATGGCGTGTGGTGTACCGCCGGTTGTGACCTTTATGGATGGCGTGGCCCTCGATACCGTTCAACACGGGTACAATGGATTCATTGCCAATGATCCGTCCGAGCTATCGAACTATGTGAGTCAGTTGCTGAAAGATGAGCAGATGAGCCTGAAAATAGCTCAGAATGCTCGGCAAACGGTCGAGGAGAGATTCTGTATCAAAAAAATCGCCAAATGTTATGAGAATGTCTATTCGAGTCTTTCTGACACGGTACGGGGAAATAATTAGATGGCAAAGCGATATTTAGTCAATCTTGAATTGACCAATTATTTCGCGGACGAAGTTTTTGTCGAGCCGTTGCCCAATAACTTGAAAATCAAAAAGAATTTTTTCGCCATATTGCGACATGTCTTTGATAACAGAAAAAGTTTTGATGGAATCTTATTGTTCAACCCCTCATTCTTCTGGTTCCTTGCGGCATTTCTGTTGAAGCTAGCCACACTTTTCAGGTTCCGGGTTGTTATTTTCGACCTGTTGCTGCAACGCCCTGAAACCATAAAAGACAAGGCTGTTGCCTTGGTCAAACGAATTCTGCTGGCGCCAGTGGATCTGTTCCTTTTTTTACACAGAGATGTTTCCGGGTACACTGAGTATTACGGGATTGATCCGGGCCGGTGTCGCTATATTCCATTTAAAGCCAACAATTATGAGGTTTTGAAAGACTTTGAGATAACAGATGCGGGCTACGCTCTTTCTTGTGGTGCCAGCCATCGGGATTATCGCCTACTTGACAAGGCTCTCACCTTGGTCGATGTGCCGATGAAAATTGTCCTTCCACAAAAGGATCTCTCCGATTATCACAATTCTGTTATCGACGAAGATGCTTTCGGAGAGAATGTCGAAATCATCCGGCATGATTTTGACAGAACCTCCTGGTATGAATACCTATCCAAATGTCGGTGTGTCGTGCTGCCGATACGTTCGAGTGCAATCCAATGTGCGGGGATCAGTGTCTATCTTGAAGCGATGGCTTTCGGCAAACCCGTCATTATTTCGGAGGGACCGTCGACTAGAGATATCCTGACCTTGAACGAAGCAGCCATCTTCCCCCCGGACGACGCCGCCACGCTGGCCAGCCTGATTGACAGGGTTTGGAAGGATGAGGCGTACCGTCAGCGCCTCGGGCATGCCGGTCAGACCTATGCATTGGCGCTAGAGGGTGAAGAGCGTCTGGTAAAAGATATTCTTCGGGCACTGATCAATTTGTGAGAAAGGTTTCGCAATGACTGTTGGCTGGCGCTTGAGACAGCATATTTTCGAGCCGTTGCATGGGCTGATTTCACACAGCCCGAAGCTGCATTATTGGCGTGAGATCGAAAAAACACAATATCTGCCTGAATCACAGTTGCGCGAAATTCAATGGCAACGCCTTCAAGAAATGCTGGGAATTGTTGCGGAGCAGAATCCCTATTACCGTCACCAATTCGCTCAGGCCAAAATCTCGCCCTTCGATATTAAAACGCCAGAGGATTTTCTCCAGATACCCATCTTAACCAAGGCTGATATCCGTCGCAGTGGCATAGGCATGATAACTGATGGCTATTCTGTAGATCGCCTGCATAAGGCCAAGACGGGTGGTTCGACAGGGAAGTCGCTTGAACTTTTTTTTACCGAGGAGTGTAGTGAACTGAGAAATGCATGCGCACGCCGTCACGACCGTTGGACTGGGTGGGAGCCGGGCGAGCCAATCGCGGCTTGTTGGGGCAACCCACATCTACCGACTACCTTAAAGGCGAAGCTGCGACAAGCCCTTCTACAGCCCATGGTTTACCTCGATACCATGAGCGTCAATCAAGTTTCGGTTACTGAGTTCGTTCGGGAGTGGCGGCGATTATGTCCGACATTGCTTTATGGGCATGCTCATTCTATTTATTTACTCGCTCAACACCTCAAACAGATGGGAATTGAAGACCTTTTGCCAAGAGGAATTCTCTCCACCTCAATGATGTTATTGCCATCTGAACGCAAGGTTATTGAAGATGTTTTTAGTACAAAAGCAATAGATCGTTATGGGTGCGAGGAAGTGGGTCTTATTGGATGTGAATGTGAAAAACATGAAGGGATGCATTTGAATATCGAGCATTTGTTTGTTGAGTTTATCAAGGATGACGGCTCGCCTTGTGAGCCTGGAGAGACTGGACGCATTGTTGTTACCGATCTTGTAAACAAGGCAATGCCTCTTGTTCGCTATCAAGTAGAGGATATTGGTGCACCAACAAAAAGACAATGTAGTTGCGGCAGGGGGTTGCCTCTAATGGATAGTTTGATGGGTCGTGTTGCTGATTTTCTTCAGAAAAGAGATGGCACTAGTGTAGCAGGGATTTCGTTAATTGAAAAAACTT
Protein-coding regions in this window:
- a CDS encoding phenylacetate--CoA ligase family protein translates to MTVGWRLRQHIFEPLHGLISHSPKLHYWREIEKTQYLPESQLREIQWQRLQEMLGIVAEQNPYYRHQFAQAKISPFDIKTPEDFLQIPILTKADIRRSGIGMITDGYSVDRLHKAKTGGSTGKSLELFFTEECSELRNACARRHDRWTGWEPGEPIAACWGNPHLPTTLKAKLRQALLQPMVYLDTMSVNQVSVTEFVREWRRLCPTLLYGHAHSIYLLAQHLKQMGIEDLLPRGILSTSMMLLPSERKVIEDVFSTKAIDRYGCEEVGLIGCECEKHEGMHLNIEHLFVEFIKDDGSPCEPGETGRIVVTDLVNKAMPLVRYQVEDIGAPTKRQCSCGRGLPLMDSLMGRVADFLQKRDGTSVAGISLIEKTLTCFPGLDQMQIIQQKIDLFEINIVPGKLFSAEVLDDLRRYLEIVFGDGIAIKFFIKKQILPELSGKFRFSICRI
- a CDS encoding glycosyltransferase, translated to MAKRYLVNLELTNYFADEVFVEPLPNNLKIKKNFFAILRHVFDNRKSFDGILLFNPSFFWFLAAFLLKLATLFRFRVVIFDLLLQRPETIKDKAVALVKRILLAPVDLFLFLHRDVSGYTEYYGIDPGRCRYIPFKANNYEVLKDFEITDAGYALSCGASHRDYRLLDKALTLVDVPMKIVLPQKDLSDYHNSVIDEDAFGENVEIIRHDFDRTSWYEYLSKCRCVVLPIRSSAIQCAGISVYLEAMAFGKPVIISEGPSTRDILTLNEAAIFPPDDAATLASLIDRVWKDEAYRQRLGHAGQTYALALEGEERLVKDILRALINL
- a CDS encoding glycosyltransferase family 4 protein encodes the protein MKDKITVLHCIFDYYPSFSGHGIYLDNLFPFIDQTRYQNKVLSCSYGKYGPRDEFRGIPIYRFDFTPGGRFSELRHGYQILQFLFRHRDMFDILHLHGHIDIYGLLALFCRIFKKKLVMQMVLLGTDDPLTIKRNYKLMALRFHLFLLIDKFLCISRQIVNSCIEAGIPSEQVAYVPQGVDSDRFHPVTHVEKERIRTTLSLEPGTKVVTFVGAIIKRKGIDWLIDAWKNIQRDHANALLLLVGPYQFSDEDTNQQMLDAFVQGIKNEITKNQLNVRMVGRRDDVDLFLKMSDVFVLPSRKEGFGNVIIEAMACGVPPVVTFMDGVALDTVQHGYNGFIANDPSELSNYVSQLLKDEQMSLKIAQNARQTVEERFCIKKIAKCYENVYSSLSDTVRGNN